AAAAGATGTCGCCGCCGGAACGCTATCCAAAGGAATGAAACAAAAACTGGCGATCGCGCGCGCCCTTGTTCACGAACCAAAAGTTTTGTTCATGGACGAACCTACGGCCAACCTGGATCCGGAAGCATCTAAAACAGTCAGGGATTTTATTGTCGAGCTTAAGAAGGAAAACAGGACTATTTTTCTCAATACCCACAACCTTGATGAAGCGCAAAGGATATGTGACCGAATCGGGATATTGAAGACCAGATTGTTGACCGTAGGCACTCCGCAACAGTTGAAGGAATCTCTCGGGGGGGTCAAGACTGAAATCCAGCTTGCCCAGGTTAACGAAGCTATTGTCAGCGCAGTCAAGAGGGTGACAACACACAAGGTCGAGATATCAGACAACAAATTGATTATAGACGTGGGTAATGTCGACA
This genomic window from Chloroflexota bacterium contains:
- a CDS encoding ABC transporter ATP-binding protein gives rise to the protein KDVAAGTLSKGMKQKLAIARALVHEPKVLFMDEPTANLDPEASKTVRDFIVELKKENRTIFLNTHNLDEAQRICDRIGILKTRLLTVGTPQQLKESLGGVKTEIQLAQVNEAIVSAVKRVTTHKVEISDNKLIIDVGNVDTANPAIIEAIVSAGGRIKLVTELSPTLEDVYLKTVK